From one Mya arenaria isolate MELC-2E11 chromosome 4, ASM2691426v1 genomic stretch:
- the LOC128232795 gene encoding uncharacterized protein LOC128232795 produces the protein MNAKIALIVSSFACVLNTVGLAIPYWLYASASNSGVSEEIYFGLWKLCIKGQGSGQSISGCFGFDERGLDLPTVIITTRAVEIIAVGLMFSATLWAAVKIALKRTVLYTKISGIKCIIAGVLAIVGCVLFAINDDVKNLLKNGQQVHLHAGFALCIVAGIASLVAGVIYIIARPPEQQTGGAHSVYNKF, from the exons atgaatgcaaaaatCGCGTTAATAGTGTCAAGTTTTGCTTGTGTTTTGAACACAGTTGGACTGGCTATACCCTACTGGCTTTATGCCTCCGCATCCAACTCCGGTGTGTCAGAAGAAATATACTTCGGGCTTTGGAAACTGTGCATAAAGGGGCAAGGCAGTGGACAAAGCATAAGCGGATGTTTTGGTTTTGATGAACGAGGACTGGACTTGC CCACGGTGATAATCACCACCCGGGCCGTGGAGATCATTGCTGTTGGTTTAATGTTCTCCGCAACATTATGGGCGGCCGTCAAAATCGCTCTAAAGAGGACTGTTCTCTACACCAAAATATCAGGCATCAAGTGCATCATTGCAG GCGTTCTGGCTATCGTGGGATGTGTTCTATTTGCTATAAATGACGATGTAAAGAACTTGCTGAAAAACGGCCAACAAGTACATTTGCATGCTGGCTTTGCTCTATGCATCGTTGCGGGGATTGCTAGTCTTGTCGCGGGGGTCATATACATCATTGCCCGACCCCCAGAGCAGCAGACCGGCGGGGCGCATTCAGTTTATAACAAGTTCTAG